A stretch of DNA from Brachyspira pilosicoli:
CTGTTCCAAAATTCATTTGCAAGTTTTTTAGCACATTCATCAGCTATATTTTTATCATTTGCTACAACTAAAGCAGTAACCCCCGCATCCTTAGAATCAGCCCAAGGAAAACCTAATAAGTAACTAGCAGCTAATATGTTTTTGTTTTCTTCCTCTTTTTTTAATAAATTAATCATACTAGTCATAGGCTCTACACTTGTTTCGCTTTTTTCTCCTGCTATTAATATAGGAATCTTATAAGCTGACATATAAACATCTTTTCCAGATTCTAAATAACAATGGGTTAAATAAGCAGCATGAGCACCTGTTTCATAAGTATCTATATGAGGTGCAGTTTTATATCCTACATACCCATTACAGTTTTCAGTCATATCTTTTGTTATAGTAGCATGCATATCAAGAGAAGCAAATATAGGAACATTTTTAAAAATCTCTTTTAAAGTTTTTAGTAAATCTCCTTCAGCATCTCCAATCTCTTCAACTCTCATAGAACCATGCAAACTCAAAGATATTGCATCAATTTCACCTATGTTTTTAATTCTTTCTATCATTTCATTTTTTATTTTTAAATAAAAGTCTTTAGAAACTACACCATTAGGAACAGCCCTTGCAAATACGGTAGGAATAACATCGTAACCGTAGCTTTTTAATTTTTCGTACAATCCTTTAGCAGAATTATATGTATCCCCTACTTTGCTTTCGAATTCTTCGCCTCTTAAAACTACAAATTCATTTTCTCCTGTTATGATAGGGTTGAAAGTATTGGATTCATGATTCATTCCGCCAACAGCTATTTTATATTTTTTACCCATTTTATTTTCCTTTTAACTTTTAAATATTAGTTAATACTAAAAAATATTTATTTTAAAATTATACACAATTTCTTATTGTTTTGCAAACTTATAAAAATCTTTTTTTATTAAATTAAATATTTATTTTTTATATTATTTCAATTAATTTAATAGTGTTTCATATTTTATTAAAAATAAATAAAATATAATTATTTTTTTATTTTTTCTTGAAAATGAATATCTTTTTTAATATAATAATTAATATGAAAAAATAAAAAATATAGAGGAAAATTATGAAAAAGTTATATTTTATTTTAATATTATTGTTTTCTATTTTAATTTCCTGTAGTAAGTCATCTGAACCAAATAGAGATGAAAATGGAAATATAGTTATTAGTGTTGCTGCCAGATATTCTTCAAATAGACCTGATGATTTATTTTATAAGAATAAAGTAGAAGAATTTAATAATATGAATTTAGGAATAAAAGTAGTATTAGATAATATTCCTACAGAAGCAACTTACTTAGATAAATTAAGAGTATCTTTTGCAAATGGTGATACACCTAATATCTTTTTAGAACATGGCGGTTCTAGAGTAAAAGACTATATAGATTCTGATGCTTTAGTTAATTTGCAAGAATATTTTGATGAAGATCCTCAATGGTATAATTCTTTTTATTCTTCGTTATTTAAAGATCTGAAATATGAAAATATAGATGGGATATGGGGAGTGCCTTATAAATCTTATGTAATATTAATTTATTATAATAAAGAAATTTTTAAAAATAATAATATTGAAGTTCCTGAGACTTTTGATGAATTATTAGAAGTTTGTAAAAAATTAAAACAAGCAGGAATCAAGCCTTTTCAAGTTGGAGAAAAGGATATATCAAGATTCGGTCATTTTCACAATAATATAGTTATAAAATCTTTAGGTGTTAATGCTGCTAAAGATTTGGCTGATAGAACTCTTAGTTATGATAGTCCTCAAATGATAGAAAGTTACAGAATAATATATGATATGATACAAAATAATTATTTTGGAGAAGATATTTTAAGTGTAGATTATAATGCTGAAAAGGCTAATTTTGAATCTGAACAATCTGCTATGATATGGGATGGATCTTGGTATGTAAGCGAGTTGTATGAGTCTTCCGATATATATGATAAAGTTGGAGTTATGAGTTTCCCTTATATAAATGAAGAATATAAAAATGAAGCTCAAGGCGGAGCAGCAGATATGTTTTATATTTCAAAACTTAATAAAACACCTGAAGAAATAGAAGCATCTGTAAAATTTTTGAAATATATTACTTCTGTAGAATATTTTGAAGAATTAAATAAAGTTTCTGTTTCAATACCGCCAGTAAAATTAGAAAACAACAACGAACTTAATAACCCTCTTATGGAAGAAGTTTTAGACATATTTGCACAGTATACTAATTTAAGTTCAGATCTCCAAAATATAGATCCCGATTCTCATATGATAGATACAGTACGTAATGCTTTACAAGGGCTTGCTTTGGGAAATACACCGGAAGAATGTGCTAGACAGATAATTGAAAGAATAAATACTAAATAATTTTTTAATGAATCAATATAAAAATTACATCTAAATATTTTAAGGAGAAAAAAATGAAAGACACTAAACAGCAATGGTTTAAAGATGCAAAGTTTGGACTATTTATACACTGGGGATTATATGCTATACCTGCAGGTGAATATAAAGGAAAAATAACTCATACTGCTTCTGAATGGATTATGAATACTTTTGATATTCCTGTAGATGAATATAAGCAACTTGCAAAAGAATTTAATCCTATACATTTTGATGCTGAATATATAGTGAAAAAAGCTAAAGATTGGGGTATGAAATATATAGTATTCACTTCCAAACATCATGACGGTTTTGCTATGTACCATTCTAAATGCAGCGATTATAATATAGTTGATGCCACACCATATAAAAAAGATGTATTAAAAGAACTTCAATTGGCTTGTGAAAAACATGGAATAAAATTAGGTTTATATTATTCTCAGGCTCAAGATTGGGAGGATCCTAATGGTTTAATGTCTGGAAAAGATAATTCTAAAAAAGATTATCAGTATTATTTAGATCATAAAGTAAAACCTCAGTTAAAAGAAATATTAACAAATTATGGAGATATAGCTTTGGTATGGTTTGATACTCCTATGGAAAGTACAGAAGAACAAAGTAAATCTTTATATGATTTAGTGAAATCAATACAGCCTAATTGTATAGTAAGCGGAAGAATAGGAAACAACATAGGTGAATATATGACAACAGGAGATAATTATATACCTAAACTTTCGTATGAAGGGGATTGGGAAATTCCAGCAACATTAAATGATACTTGGGGCTTTAAGAAGGCTGATCATAATTGGAAAAGTGCTAATGATATAATAAAAATACTTCTTAAAATTGTAAGCAGAGGCGGAAATTATCTTTTAAATATTGGTCCTGATGCTTTAGGAGATATTCCCAAGGAGAGTATAGATATATTAGACACTGTTGGAAAATATGTTAAAGAAAATGAAGAAGCTATATTTGCAAGTAAAAGAGTAGCATTTTATCCTTATGATTTACAATGGGGAGATTTTACTCAAAAAGATTATAAATTATATATACATGTATTAACATATAAAAACTTTATAGAAATCTCAAAAATGAAAAATAAGGTAAAAGGTGCTTATTTAGTGAGAGATAAAAGAAAACTTGAGGCATATTCATTGATAGGATGCGAAGGAGAAGGAGTTGTTGAAATCAAACTTCCTGAAGATCTTAGAAAAGAAAAAAATTATTGTATATGTGTTGAATTAGAAGAAAAAGAACCTATATTTGAAGCGTTAGAATAAAACAATTTAATTATTAAAATTATAAAGCGGTAATTTATATAATATAATTACCGCTTATTTTATATTATAAAATTATTCTTTTAAAGCTCCTTCGCCAAAGCCTTTTATAAGCTGCTGATGGAATATCAAATAAAATATTATCATAGGAATTATAGAAATAACCAAAGCCGCAAATTGCATACCATATTCAACATTTAATCTTCCTGCAAAATTATTTAAAGCTACAGGCAAACTTCTTTTATCATTTCCCGTTGTTAAAATAAATACAAACATAAACTCATTCCAATGTCTTAAAAATGAGAGTATTACCATAGTAGCTGCTACAGGTTTTGAACATGGAAATATAATTTTAAAAAATATTTGGAAATAATTTGCTCCGTCAATTAAAGAAGCTTCTATCAAAGCATCAGGTATGCTCTTTACATAAGAATAGGCTATCAATACACTCATAGGCAAATCGAAAGCTATATACGGCAGTATTACCCCTATTCTTGTATCTATTATTCCTATTCTGCTTTCCATTAAAAATAAAGGCACTATAACAGCATGTACAGTTATTAGTAAACCTCCCGTAAAAGCACCGTAAAAAAATCCATTGCTTTTATATGGAAATTTAGTAAGTCCAAAAGCTGCTGCCATTGCTAACACCAAAGTACATACCGTTGCAATTGATGTATAGAATATGCTGTTAAATATACTTATTCCCATATTTCCTATTTCCCAAGCATTTGTATAATTAGAAATAGTAGGGTTTGAAGGTAATGATAATGGAGAAGCTAATATTTCTGCATGAGGCTTAAATGATGAATACAACAGCCATATTATAGGAAATATTGTTATTATAGTAAAAGCTATCATTATAATATAAGCAGGTATTTTCCAAGTTAATGGAGCATCATTTATTTTATTTTTTCTTTTTTCCATTTTTTAACACCTCTTAATCTTCATATCTTTTGAGAAGCAACTTAGAAATTGCTATAACAATAACACTAAATAACACCATCACTATAGATATAGCAGCACCAAATCCGTAATTTTGATAAACGAAAGTATTATTATACATATAAATACCAATAACTTCAGTATAATGAGCAGGTCCTCCGCCTGTCATAGCATATATTAAATCAAAACTTTTAAAGCTTCCAGATATAGCAAATATACTATTAATGAATATAACCCCTGCAAGCTGAGGAGCTACAACTTTTAGAAATATATCTGTTTCATTCGCCCCATCTATAACAGCAGCCTCTATAATGGCATTTGGTATTCTTTGCAGATTTGCCAAAAATATAACCATATATAAACTTGTATGCTGCCACAATAATACAAAAAGTATAGGTATAATAGCCCAGTTTTTATTTTCAAATATTTTCACAACATATTCAGGATTTCCTGTTATTTTTCTTACTATATAAGGGAAGATTCCTATAGGAGAAAATATTCTAAACCACATTAAAGCTACTATAATGGACGATATAGTTATAGGCAGAAATATCATAATTTCAAATATTTTACTTCCTTTTACCATCTTCCTATGGAGCATATATGCTAAAATAAGCCCTAAAGGAATTTGTCCGCATACAGATATAAACATTATCCATAAGTTATTTTTAATGCCCATTAGAAATATAGGATCTTTAAACATACGTATATAATTCTCAAAACCTATAAAATTTAAAGGTCCATAGCCTTTCCAGTTGGTAAATCCCAGCACAAAACTCATACCAACAGGAAATACTATAATGAGTAAATATATTAGTAAAGCAGGTCCTACAAATCCTACATAAGCGATTCTTTTCTCTCTGCTATTAATCATAATTTAATCCATGAAATTTATTATTTTTTTGTAATATATTTTTATTTTACTCTATGACTGTCATTTTGAGCTACCCAATTTTCATATTCCTCTGCAACTTGTTCAGGAGTTTTTTCGCCAAGTATCATAGATTGTATAGCAGGATTTAATACTCCCATTCCTTCAGCATCCATTTTAGCATCTATTATATATCCCATAGGAGTTTTATCTACAAACTCTACATATTTAGAAGTAATAGGGTCTAATTCTATATTACTATAATCTAATTTATAAGTAGTAATGAGTCCGCCTTTAGCTTTTATTTCTGCAGCCTCTTTACCTGTTACATAAAGCATAAATTCCATAGCAGCCTTAGCCTCTTCATCGCTTAATTTGTTGCTTATGCCCCAGCCTTCACCTAAAGTAGAAGTACTTGAATTATGAACAGTTTCACCTGGTATTTCAGGATAAACATATAATCTTATATTTTCTACCATTTCCGGAGACATCATATTATTCATAGCACTTATTCTCCAACCTGCATCTATAAGATATACCGCCTTTCCTTGTACAAATTCTTCCAATGCCTGAGTTTGAGTCATTTGAATCATGCCAGGATTAAACATTTTATTTTTTGATAATGTATCAATTACTTTAAGAGCATTTACAAAATTAGCATCTGTAAATTTAGCCTCTCCTTTCATAGCTTTATCAAACCATTCTTTTCCGCCGAATCTGTCCACTAAAGCTGACAAAAATAATGAGTTCATTACCCAATCAGCTTGGTTTCCTATAGCTAAAGGAGTGTATCCAGCAGCTCTGATTTTTTCACCCTGAGCTAAAAGTTCATCTTGTGTTTTTGGAAATTCTAAACCTAATTCGTCCATTAATGCTTTATTGGCATATATAACATGTGATACTGCTAAATTAGGAGATATAAAATATATTTCTCCGTTAGGACCTTGAGGCTCCCATATAAGGTCAATATACTCGTTTTTTATTTCATCAGTTAAATAAGGTCTTAAATCTTTAACTAAACCTCTATCTGTAATATATGAAGAGCGGCTTCCTAAATAAACTATAAATATATCAGGTATGTTTCCGCTTGCTGCCATAGCTTGGAATTTTTGGTGATATGGTTCCCCGCTTACATATTCCCATTCTATTCTTATGTTAGTATGTTCTGCGTTAAAATTACTTATTATCATCATTTCATCTCTATACTGAGGACTTACTGGGTCTATTTGGCTGTATCCTTTTAAAACTATAACTCCATCTTCACTTTGTTTTTTACCGCATGATATTGATACAAAAATGACTAGTATTGAAACAATAAAGATATAAAGAAATTTGGATTTTAACATAATGACTCCTTAAGTATTTTATTAATAGTGTCCTAATATTATAAGTAAATATTTATCTATTTTCAATAAAATAAAGATATTATTTTTTCAAAAACTTATTTTTTTCATAATATATACTTAAACAAGTATATTTTTCAAAGATATTTTTAAGTTTTTTATTTGTGGTGACTTTGAGCTGCTGTTGTGCGTTCTTTTTAATGCACGTTGATTTTTAGACCGTATAGAATGTTTATAATTATGCAAGTAATTTTATCAAGTAGTTTTAAAACAAATTTAATATATAAAATTTTAAAATCATTTTAATTTATTTACTAAAACATATATTTAACTTTTAATTAAAAATAATTTGGAATATTTACGTATTAACTTAAGATAGTATCATAATACTAATTGTGATGATTATCAATTCAAAATCCATTTACCTCCAATTTTAAATAGAAATAATATATTTATGCATGCCAACAACTTATAATTAAATAAGTAATAAAATTTATAGTATTTTCTATTATTTCCATATTAATACCTCCTATATAAAAAATAAAAAAGATTTTTGATAGGTAAGGCATAGTTCCAATTGCTAAAAATATAATACTATTATAATTATCCGATGTTTTTATGACGGCATGACACATGTTATCACCATGCATAAATATATTATTTCAAAGATCTATAATTATAATATAACAAAAATTTAAAATAAGTCAGCATTTTTTATTATAAAAAAATTAAATAAAAAGTTTTGGTATACCATATAAAAAATATATAAAAATTCCAAATACACGGTAGATGCATTTTTATATTTTATTTAAATTGAATTTATAACAAAGTTTATATTCTAAGTTTTGCTCTGCGTGCGGTATGGGTGTTATGATTAGAAAATCAAACTTATCTCTAGCCCTATCTTATTTTCGTATCCAAAATAACTTGAAGCTCCTCTCGGTTTACCAAATCCATATTTCAAAGCAACGGTAAATCTATAAAACTCTACACCTACCCCAATATTAACATATCCATGCCAAGGCTCTTTTATAAGTCCCAACTTATCCTTTTTATCAAGTATAGCTCCTCCATTTATGCCAGCTATAAAATTAATAATATCTTTATAAATAGGTAATCTATAATCCAAACCAGTATGCACCCTAAAAAGCTGAGGACTATTTCCTACAGCATTATAAGACAGTTCTGTTCCTAAATATACAGTGAAGTTTTTTATATAATAATATGCAGCAATTGAAGCAAACTCATAGCTGCTTCCGCTTCTAATTGTATAATCACCCTTAAACCCATCAACCAAATGAGTAGATTGATGATACATAGGAATAAATCTTATCTTCATGTTAATGCCAGCAATATTTTGAAGCCATAAATCTGCAAATACTGCAAACTGCCCTGCAAAATCATAAACATCAAAAAGACCTGTGTTTCTGCCAAGTATAGAAATATCCATTCCTGCTCCCATACCTACAGAAAAATATTTATTCCTATAAAACATTATCTCGCTAGCTAGCCTACCCTCTATATAAACAGAAACAGATTTAAAATCCCAATTAGCATTATTATCCATAGCCATTAAGTTTTTATTAACATCAAAATTTTTTGCAAAAAGCAGTCTTCCTATAAAAGCCCTCGGGTCTTGCCAGCCAATATAATATTTATCAACATCATAAACACGAAAAGGATTTGTAAAACTATAATCGTTTGATACTGCATCTTGCGAATATAATAAAAAACTTAAATTTAAAAAAAGTATTGTAATAATATATATTTTTTTCATAATAAAAACTAAGTAAAAATTAATTTATTTAAAACTATTCTAATATAATAAAAAATTTTTGACAAGTTGTTTAATAATAAAAAATAATTAATTTGACATTATATAGTTTTATTATATAGTAGTATATATAGTTGATTATTTAGAGAGTGTTTTATGAAAAAATTATTAGTATTATTTTGTGCAATATTCATACTAACTTCAACAGCATTTGCAAGACATGGCGGCGGAGCAGCTTTATTTGTACCTCTTACTGGAAGTTTTGCTTTTACAGATATAAAAACCTCTGATGGTAAAAAAATTGATTCATTAAAATCTTCTGGAGCTTTTGATTTTGGAGTATTACTTCAGCCTGGATATTTTTATGATTTCTCAGGCCTCATTGGTGTAGATGTACTCGCTGATATTGGATATTATAGAAGTTCTTACAACTTTAGAGATACTGATAATAATGGAAGTATTGTTTCATATAATTTTGATACTTTAAATCTTGGAGGAATGGCAAGAGTATCAATTTTATTTTTATCTTTAGGAATAGGTTCTGGAGTAAAATTGCCGCTTCAGGCAAATATACAAAATGCTGATAATAAAATTACTTACAACTACGATAAAATTAAAGAAAACTTTTATAATGCCTATATACCATATATAAAATTCACAATAGACTTTAGATATTATTTAAATAGTTTCTCAGCATTAGCAGCTGGGCTATATTTTAATTATGATTTTAATATAAATCAAAAAATACCAAACTATTCAAGATATAATATATCTTCATTTGACTTTGGTTTTCAAATTGGAGTTTATTTAGTAGGTTCTAGTGATTATTAATAATTGGAAAAATAAAAATGCTAAAAGAATTATTGTTGCCGGAAATAGAAGACTTAATAGAACAAAATCAATGGGAAGATATTAGTGAAATACTGTCTCTCTGGCAAGAAGCTGAAACTGCAGATTTAATCACTTCTATAAAAAATGAAGATAAAATTAATATATTTAAAACTCTTCCAAAAGAATATTCTATAAAAGTTTTCCCGGAATTAGTTTCTATAGATCAGCAGCATATTATAGAAAGTATGACTGATGAGAAAAAAAAAGAATTACTTGAGAATATTAACCCAGATGACAGAACTTCATTCTTAGAATCTATAGATGAAGATATGTCTAAAAATATATTAAAATTGCTTGGAAGCGAAGAGAGAGAAATTGCTTCTTTGTTGTTATCATATCCAGAAGGCAGTATTGGACGTATGATGACACCTGAATATATAAGCATAAAACCTGATTGGACAGTTGAAGAGGCTTTTGAATATGTTAGAAGCAATATAGAAGATGCAGAAACTTATACTACTATATATGTATTGGATAATAAAAGAACTTTAATAGGCTCTATTGCTTTAAGACAATTATTTTTTAGCAGACAAAAGGCGCTTATAGGAGATATAGTAAATAATTGTCCATATATATTAGCTTATGAAGATAAAGAAAATGCCATAGAAATTATAAAAAAATATAATCTGCATTCATTAGCCGTTATAGATAATAAACACTCTATGGTTGGAATTGTAACTGTAGATGATATATTAGATATTGCAGAAGAAGAATATACAGAAGATTTCCACAAGATGGCAGGTATTACTTCAGATGACAATCAATTTGATGATAATTTAAAAATTACGCCAATATTTACAATGTACAAAAAAAGAATATTATGGCTTTTAGCTTTGGTATTTGTAAATTTATTTTCAGGCGGTGTTATAAGCATATTTCAAAACACATTACAAAAGCATATAGTGTTAGTTGCATTTTTACCATTACTCATAGGAAGCGGCGGCAATGCAGGAAGTCAATCTGCAACTTTAGTTATACGTTCTCTTGCTATAGGAGATGTTGTATTAAAGGATTGGATATATTTACTTTCAAAAGAAGTGTTAGTTTCTTCCATATTAGGATTGAGTATGGCATTGGGTGCCAGCATACTTGGAGTTATAAGAGGAGGATTTGAAATAGCTATAATAGTTAGCATATCTATGTTTAGTATAGTTTTTATTGGAAGCATTATTGGTTTAACTTTGCCTTTTATTTTAACTAAATGCAAATTAGACCCTGCTATAAGCGGTGCGCCTGTATTAACTTCTATATGTGATATTGCAGGTGCTGGTATATATTGTTCTATAGCTACTATAATTTTTTATATATTAGCTAAATAAAAAATTATTATAATTTGATGTTTTTATAATATATTATATAATATATAATGAAATAATTAAAGGTATATTCATTTATGATGAGAGAAATAGAAATAGAATTACATGAAGCTTCAGCTAATAATGATATTTTTGCTTTAGAAATTTTATTAAAAAATAAAGATATAAATATTAATTTAGAAAATGTATTAGGACTTACTCCTTTAATGCATGCTGCTAAATTTGGTTATGCAAAAATAGTAGAAATGTTTATAAAAGCAGGTGCTGATGTAAATAAGGCTGATAAATTATTTATAACACCTTTAATGAGTGCAGCTGCTAATGGTCATTATGATGTAGTAAAACTACTTATAGAAAATAATGCTGATGTTAATAAAAAAGATGTTAACAATACAACGGCTTTGCATTATGCTTCTTCTTCTAATCATACTGATATAATAAAATTGTTAGTAGAAAATAAAGCTGATATTAACGCTAAAACAGATGTACATATTACACCTATTATGTATTCTTGCCAATTATCAAATTATGAGGCTGTAAAATTTTTAGTTGATAATGGGGCTAAACTTGATGAATGCGACATATATGAAGAGAATGTTCTGCATTATGCAATATCAAGCGGTAATATAGACATAGTAGAATATATATTAAACAAACAAAAATTAGAAATACCGAGATACGCCCTCACAACAGCTTCTATTAGCGGTAATTTATCACTTGTACATTATATACATTCAAAATTAAAAGATGATAGAAAAGAGAATATATTTTCTAGTGCTTTTATATCGGCAGCGCATAATGGGCATTTAGATATTGTTAGGTATTTTTTTGACACATCTAAAAAAGATGCTCCTAAAGCTATAGCTCTTGCTTCTTCTGGCGGACATAAAAATGTAGTTGAATATTTGCTTATGAATGGAATATCGCCTAATGGCATATCCGATGAAGGTAAATCAGCTTTAATATATGCCATAGAAACTTCTAATAAAGATATTATTGAGCTTTTAATTAAATATAATGTTGATATTAATATGCCGGATGATGATGATATAACGCCGCTAATGTATGCTGCAAGTGTTGGAGATATCGAAATAGTAAAAAATCTTTTAGACAATAATGCTAATGTTAAATTGGTAGATAATTTGGGAAGAAATGCTCTTGCTCATGCTACTATGAGCGGAAATATAACAATAATAGAGCTTTTGTTATATAACGGATTATCTTTAAAAAATAAAAAAGAAAACATTAGCCTTTTAATGTGGGCTGTAATATATGATAATTTGAAATCATTAAAATATTTGATACAAAAAGGGATGGATATAAAAGAAAAAGATAAAAATGGATGGAATCCTTTTATGTTTGCTTGTGCAAAAGGATATATGGATATTATTGAATATACATTAAAATCATATCCTGATATATTATTAGAAAAAAGTAAAAATAAGGAAACGGCATTAATAATAGCAGCAGATAATGGAAAAACAGAAGTAGTTAATTATTTACTTTCTAAGGGTGTTTGTATTAAAGAAAAAAACTCTGATAATTATAATGCTTTAGAGATTGCTATAATAAAAAATAATTTTGAGATATGTGAATCAATCATAAATTTCTATAAAATAAATTATCCAAATTATAATTTTCAAGAAGAATATAATTTAGCAAAAGATAAAGGGAATAAAAACATAATAGATTTTATTCAAAGTAAACTATAAATAAATATTTTAATCACAAATCAAAATAAGATATTAGGACTTTTATGATAGATAAAAATAATAATAAAGAAAAATTAGGAAGTATTGGACTTTTTTTAACTGCTTTAATATGGGGATACAGTTTTGTTGCTGTA
This window harbors:
- a CDS encoding ankyrin repeat domain-containing protein — translated: MMREIEIELHEASANNDIFALEILLKNKDININLENVLGLTPLMHAAKFGYAKIVEMFIKAGADVNKADKLFITPLMSAAANGHYDVVKLLIENNADVNKKDVNNTTALHYASSSNHTDIIKLLVENKADINAKTDVHITPIMYSCQLSNYEAVKFLVDNGAKLDECDIYEENVLHYAISSGNIDIVEYILNKQKLEIPRYALTTASISGNLSLVHYIHSKLKDDRKENIFSSAFISAAHNGHLDIVRYFFDTSKKDAPKAIALASSGGHKNVVEYLLMNGISPNGISDEGKSALIYAIETSNKDIIELLIKYNVDINMPDDDDITPLMYAASVGDIEIVKNLLDNNANVKLVDNLGRNALAHATMSGNITIIELLLYNGLSLKNKKENISLLMWAVIYDNLKSLKYLIQKGMDIKEKDKNGWNPFMFACAKGYMDIIEYTLKSYPDILLEKSKNKETALIIAADNGKTEVVNYLLSKGVCIKEKNSDNYNALEIAIIKNNFEICESIINFYKINYPNYNFQEEYNLAKDKGNKNIIDFIQSKL